One Skermanella sp. TT6 genomic window, ATGCTCGACCCGCTGCACTACAGCGGCGGCAACACCAGCCTGGAGGCCTTCGCGCTCGGCACCCCGATCGTCACCTGGCCCGGTGCCTTCATGCGCGGCCGCCACACCCACGGCTTCTACCGCCTGATGGGCCTGGACGACTGCGTCGCCCGAGACCACGCCCACTATGTCGACCTCGCCCTCGACCTCGCCAGCCAGCCAGACCGCAGGGCCCACGTCATCCGACGCGTCCTCGACCGCGTCCCCCTCCTGTTCGACGACGCCAAAAGCGTCCGGGCCATCGAAAACGAAATCCTCCAGACCGAATGAAATCGGGCGGAACCCGAACTTCAGCGAAGCAGACGCCTTGGCCGCCCCTTCGCGGTCGCGCGCCGCCTTGTCCCCGGCGCGGATCGTCCCGGTCGTTTCCCAAAAGTATTACATCCGAAAGTGTAACTCCTTGTTGCAAGCTACTTTGAAGATGGACATAATCCCGGCCATCAACACCGGGCGGGGCAAGCTTCGAAGGCCACCCGCGATGTCCAGCAACGGCTGCAAGCCAGCAACGACTGCACCAGCAACGACTGCAAGAGGGTGGCACGACAATGACCGAAACGATCGAACTGATTGCTCTCCCGCTCCAGCCCGGCGGCACCGTCATCGTCAAGGGCGTTCCGATCCACATGCAGGACGACGGCACGGTCATGGTCCCCAAGGATACCCCGACCCTGACCCGCGAACAGTTGATCCTGGACGAGAAGGACGCGGACACGGCGACCAAGCGCATCTATTACGCGCTTCAGCTGATGACCCTCGACGGCGCCTCCGCCGGCATCTACCACGATAAGCTGATCTCGCTGCTCGACGATCGGGCGGAGGCGACCGAGCTTCAGCCGGTGCTGCGCAGCCTGGCGATCATCTCGGAGCTGAGCCGCAAGGGCGAGTACCTCGCCGCGCTGGAGGTCTGCCGCCACCTGATCCAGTTCGACGATGCCCTGGTCCGCGAGTTTCCGGCCGGCTGAAGCCCGGCGGCATGGCGGATCCAGGCCACCCCGGTTAGAGCATGTCCTATGAGTATCCGGCGGCCCCCGCTTCCAGGGCCGCCTCTTCCGCGTCCCCTCCCTTCCCGTCCGGCGCCCTGAGCGTCGGGCTGCTTGCCGAAGCCGAACGGTCCCTTCTGGCCGGGAATCTCGTGATGGCGGCCTGGCTGTGCGAGGAGGTCCGGCGGGTCGATCCCGACTCCCCCGGTGCCCTGCACCTGCTCGGGCTGATCGCCGAGCGGGAAGGCCGCCTTTGCGACGCGTCCCGGCTCTTTCGCCAGGCGCTGGCGGCGGAGCCGGAATTCGGTGCCGCCTGGCTCAGCCTCGCCTCGCTGCACCGGTCGAGCGGCAATGCGAAAGCCGCGCTGCTGTGCTGCCGCAGCGCGCTCCTGATCGACCCGGCCGACCGGGACGGCTGGTACAACCTGGGCAATGTCCTGCTCGACGACGGCTGCGCTTTCGCCGCCGCCGAAGCCTATGGCCGCGCCTTGGGCATCGACCGCCATCACGACCCCGCCTGGCACAACCTGGGCATAGCCCTCCATCTGGCCGGCCGTTCCGACGCCGCCCTGACGGCCCTGGGCAATGCCGCGGCGTACCGGCCGGACAATCCGGCGCCCCTTCACCAGATCGCGGTGGTCCGGTTCCGTACCGGCGACCTGGACGGCGCCCTCCGGGCGGTGGGACGTCAGGCCCGGCTCGATCCCGCACAGCTCGACAGCAGCCTGATCCGGCTCCTGGCGATCGCCCTGCGCGACGCCGGGCGGACCGGCGATGCGATCCCGATCACCGCGCTGGCGGTGGCGCACCGGCCGGAGGACGTCGACCTCCGTCACTGCCTCGGGATGCTCCACCTGGCCGTCCGCGACATGCCGGCGGCCGACGCGATCTTCCGCGCGACCCTGTGCCACGGCCCGGCCGACCCCTTCGCGCTGAACTCGTACGGCGTGATGCTGAGCGGCATGGGCAGGTCGCGGGAGGGAGTCCGGCTGCTGCGGCGGTCCCTCCTGCTGCAGCCCGGAAACGCGGAGATCCACAGCAACCTGCTGCTGACCCTCCAGTATGACGGGACGCTGGGCCTGGCCGACCTCTACCGCCTCCACGCCGAATGGTACCGCCGCCATGCCCCCTCCGGCGGGCCGGCCGGCGCGCGCCGGGTGGCTCCCGATGCGATCCGCGATCCGGGGCGGCGGCTCCGCATCGGTTACGTGTCGGCCGATTTCGGCCAGCACCCGGTGGGCTTCTTCCTCAGCGGAGTGGTCCTGCACCATGACCGGGACTCGTTCGAGGTCCATTGCTATTCGGCGCGCCGGCGGAGCGACGCCCTGACGGACCGCTTCCGCCGCATGGCGGAGCATTGGCACGAGATCGGCGACACCGACGGCGAGGAACTGGCCGACCGGATCCGCGGCGACGGCATCGACATCCTGGTGGACCTGTCGGGGCATACCGCGAACAACCGCCTGCGCGCCTTCGTCCACCGGCCGGCGCCGGTCCAGGCGACCTGGGCCGGCTATGTCGGAACCACCGGCATCCCGGCCATCGACTATCTCATCTCCGACCCGCGCCAGACGCCGGACGGGGTCGATCCCCATTACGCCGAGCGGATCATGCGGCTGCCCGACTGCTATGTCTGCTACGAGCCGCCGCCCTATGCGCCGCCCGTCGGCCCGCTGCCGGCCCTGGAGTCGGGCGTCGTCACCTTCGGCTGCTTCAACAATCTCGCCAAGCTGGACGAGTCCAGCATCGCGCTCTGGAGCACCCTGCTGCGCGACCGTCCCGACCGGCGGCTGATGCTCCAGACCTTCGCGCTCGACGTTCCGAGCGTGCGCGACGCGGTGGCGGCCCGGTTCGCCGCCCACGGCGTGGCTCCCGGCCAGCTCGACCTGCGGCGGGCGTCCGGCCACGCGGGCCTGCTCCAGTCCTATAACTCGGTCGACATAGCGCTCGATCCCTTGGCCTATTCGGGCGGGCTGACCACGCTGGAAGCCTTGTGGATGGGCGTACCGGTGATCACGCTGCCGGGCGAGCGGTTCTGTACCCGCCACAGCCTGTCGCACCTGACCGCCGCCGGGCTCCCCGGCCTGGTGGCGGAGGACGCTTCGGGGTACCTGGCGCGGGCGGAGGGGCTGGCCGCCGACCTCGGACGGCTGGCCGACCTGCGCGGCAGGCTGCGCGACCGGATGGCGGCCTCGCCGCTCTGCGACGCCGCCCATTTCACGCGAACGCTGGAAGCGGCTTTCAGGCGGATGTGGCGGGACCGGTGCCTTACCGGAAGGATTGATTAACCGTTTCGGCATAGCTTGGCTATATCTTTCGGCGGCGTGCCGCCGGATTTGCCAGCGCGGAAACGCTCATGAAGATCCTGGTTACCGGAGCCGCCGGCTTCATCGCGGGCTATGTCGTGGCCGAACTGCTCAAGCACGGGCATCAGGTCGTCGGCATCGACAATTTCAGCAAGTACGGCCCCGTCGCCAAGGCGCACGACGGCCATCCCGGCTACCGTTTCGTCTTCGGCGACTGCAAGGATGTCGGCCTGATGACGGAATTGGCCGCCGACTGCGACCGGATCGTCGCCGGCGCCGCGATGATCGGCGGCATCTCGTACTTCCACCAATATGCCTACGACCTGCTGGCGGAGAACGAGCGGATCACCGCGTCCACCTTCGACGCCGCCATCGCGGCGCACCGGGCGGGACGGCTGGGCCGGATCGTCGTGCTGAGCTCCAGCATGGTGTTCGAGAGCGCCTCGACCTTCCCGACGCCGGAGAGCGAGATCACCCGCGCCCCTCCCCCCGCCAGCAGCTACGGCTTCCAGAAGCTGGCGGTGGAGTATTTCGCGCGGGCGGCCCACCAGCAGTACGGGCTGCCCTTCACGATCGCGCGGCCGTTCAACTGCGTCGGCATCGGCGAGGGCAAGGCGTTGGGAGACGCCGAGATCATGAGCGGAAATGTCAGGCTCAGCATGTCCCACGTGCTTCCGGACCTCGCGCAGAAGGTGCTGAAGGGGCAGGATCCCCTGCATATCCTGGGGGACGGCGGCCAGGTGCGCTGCTACACCCACGGCAGCGACCTCGCCCGGGGCATCCGCCTGTGCGTCGAACGGGACGAGGCGCTGAACGACGACTTCAACCTGTCCACGCCGGAGCCGACCACCGTCCTGGAACTGGCCGCCCTGGTCTGGCGCGAGGTCCACGGCGACCGGCCGCTCCGCCACGCCAGCGACGCCCCCTTCGAATACGACGTGCAGCACCGCGTTCCCGACACGGCGAAGGCCGCGCGGGTGCTGGGTTTCGCCGCCACGGTGCCGATCGCCGAGAGCGTGCGCGAAGTGGTCGGTTGGGTGCGCGCGGAACTCGCCGCAGGCCGCCTGTGACAACCTGAACAGCGAACGCGGGAGCCTCGGCGATGGACTACCAGCATGACCGCACGGTCTGCATCATCGGTCTCGGCTATGTCGGGCTGACACTCGCCATCATCATGGCGGAGGCCGGCTACACGGTCCGGGGCGTCGAGCTGAACCGGGATTTCACCGACCGGATCGTCACGGGAAAGGCCCACTTCCACGAACCCGGCCTGGACGAACGGCTCGGCTTCCAGCTCGCGGCCGGGCGCTTCCATGTCGGCAACGCGCTGCCCGACGATCCCGCCGTCTCGCTCTACATCATCACGGTCGGGACGCCGCTGGGGCCGGACGGCAAGGTCCGGCTCGACATGGTCAGGCGGGTCACGCGGGAGATCGCGGACCGGCTGAAGGACGGCGATGCCGTCGTCCTGCGCTCCACCGTCAAGATCGGCACCACCCGCGACGTCGTGATGCCGATCCTGGCCGAGACCGGGCGCGACGTCGATGTCGCGTTCTGTCCGGAACGGACCCTGGAAGGCCGCGCGCTCTACGAGCTGACCCATCTGCCGCAGATCATCGGCGCCGCCTCGGAGCGCGGCTCGGTCCGACTCGCCCAGGTCTTCAACGCGATCACGCCGACGGTGATCCGGGTTCGCGATCCGGAAACCGCCGAGATGATCAAGCTCATCGACAATACCAGCCGGGACGTCGGCTTCGCCTTCGCCAACGAGGTGGCGCGGCTGTGCGGCGCGGTCGGCATCTCGGCCGCCGAGGTGATCACCTTCGGCAAGCTGGGCTATGCCCGGACCCAGCTGCCGATGCCCGGCCCGGTCGGCGGCCCGTGCCTGAGCAAGGACTCGCACATCCTGGTGGAGAGCATGACCGATCGCGGGGTCATGCCCGAGATCGCCGCGGCCGCGCGCACGATCAACGAACGGCTGATGGTCGAGACCGCCCGGTACATGGCCGGCCAGGTGCTCCGGTGGCACCGGTCCGGCGCCCTCAAGGTCACCTTGATGGGCCTCGCCTTCAAGGGCCAGCCGGAGACCGACGACCTGCGCGGCAGCACGGCGATTCCCCTGCTCGCCGAACTCCGCCGGCTGATGCCGGAAGCGGCTTTCTGCGGCTATGATCCGATCGTTTCGGCCCAGGATCTGAGCGCGCTGGGATTGACCCCCCTGCCGGACCTGACGCAGGCGTTCGACGGGAGCCACCTGGTCGTCATCCACAACAACCACCCGGCGTTCCAGGCCATGCCGCTGTCACGGCTCTCGCGTGGGATGGCCCGGCCCGGCATGGTCTACGACTTCTGGAACAACTTCCTGCCGGAGCGGCTGACCCTGGATGCCGGTATCCGCTACGTGGCGCTGGGAACCCACTCCATGGGTGCGGGGCACGCGGAGTCCGCCGACTGCTCCGCACCGTGATGCCCTCCCCCGGAGGGCATCCGCGGGACCGGGACGGATCAGGCCGAGATCGAGTTCAACGGGGGACGGGCAGCGCCGAACGCGGCCCCGCCTTCCCCGGCTCCAGAACCGGCCAGTCGCGGCGCGGGCGTCGGCACGGCGATGGGAATGGCCGCGCCGATGGGAGCGGGCACGGGAGTCGCGGATGCGTCGGCGCCGGCCTGCCCGGCTTCCGACGGTCCGGCCGCGGGCTGGCCGAAGGCGACCCGGATCGGTTCGCCCTGCCGCGCCGATTTCGTCGCGTCGGCTTGCTCCTGCTCCTTCGACCGCTCGGCGATGGCCCGGTTCCGATAGGCTTCAAGCTGCTTCTCGGAGGGATACTGAACCAGCACCTTGCCGTCGGATCCGTCGCGGTACTGGAGCACGGTGCGCTGCGTCTCGCTGTCGAGACGGACGACCGGGCTGAAGTAGCGGGAGGGTTCCGACGCGGCACCGGCGGTCGGATCGGCTTCCTGCTGAGCCGTCCGCGGAACTGACTGCTGGGCGGGCGCGCGTACCGCCGCCGTTCCCTGCAGTGTGTTTCCGATGGCGTCCATCATAGCTGACCCAATACTGGTGATCCATGTGCATGGTCCCGACTCCTGCGGGAGGAGTCAAGGGATTCTTAACTGGCGGCCGAAGAATCCCTCAAGCGCTATACCTTTTGTTAACATATGACTCGCGAAGAGTGGGAAAGTTAGCCGGCCCACGGACTTATGCACCACCGCTCCGCCCGCGAGTCCCGCCCATCGGGGTAGTCTACCCCTTTGGAGCGACAAGATTTCCGCGAGTTAGCAGTTTTTTAAATTGGCGCTCGGATACTGACGCCCGCTGCCGACGGATGAGTAAGGATTCGCGAGGTAACCTGTCGCATGACAGCTCATAAAGAAGACCCGATGATGGACAGTGTCGTAGACCTGGCCTCGCGGGTAATGACGGAGGCAGATCTTCCGCCACCCGATACCAAGCGCTGGGTCATGAGGCGCAAGGCGGAAGTAGTTGCCGGGGTGCGTTGCGGGTTGATCAGCCTTGAGGAGGCCTGCCGTCGCTACACGCTGTCGGTCGAGGAATTCCTCTCCTGGCAACGGTTGATCGACAGTCACGGGGTGCGCGGGCTGCGGGCGACCCGCCTGCAGGACTACCGCCAGGGCGAGAAGGCGACCCTGGCCGAGTGAGGAGCCGCGCGGGGCCATGTCCGGTCCCGGTCATTCCGCCGTTCGGCCGTCGCGGCCATCCCAGAAGGCGCCCCGCTTTCCACCGGCATCCCGGGGCCGGTTCCCCCTCCCGGAGACCCTCTCCCGCTAGGCAGAATTTGCCGGGCGGGCATCGAAACCGGGTCTTCTTAACCATCCATAAACGAAAATATCGTTACATTTCAGGCGAGTGACGGCCTGGGCCGGCGGCTGCGTCCGCAGTCCGCCGAAGCAACCGGTTTTGTAAGCCGCCATTCCCAAGCCGCCAAGGGCAGCCCGCTTGAACACGCTTCTCCAGACCCTGCGCAATCTCGGCCCGGTACGGCTGGCCGCCATGGGCGTGGTGGCGCTGGGCCTGATCGGCTTCTTCGTCTACCTGATGACCCGCCTGTCCACCCCGGACATGGCCCTGCTCTACAGCGATCTCGACCCCAAGGACGGCGGCGCCATCGTGCGCCAGCTGGAAGAGCAGAAGATCCCCCACCAGGTCAACGCGGAAGGCACCCGGATCATGGTGCCGTCCGATCAGGTCGGACGTCTTCGGATGGTCATGGCGCAGGCCGGGCTGCCGGCCGGCGGCTCGATCGGGTACGAGATCTACGACAAGCCCGAAGGGTTCGGCACCACCAGCTTCGTCCAGGGCATCAACCACCTGCGCGCGACCGAGGGCGAGCTGGCGCGCACCGTCGCCACGCTGGGGCCGATCCAGCAGGCGCGGGTCCATCTGGTTCTGCCCAAGCGCGAGATGTTCAGCCGCAGCCAGCAGGCCGCCACCGCCAGCGTGTTCCTCAAGCTGCGCCCGGGGCAGCAGCTCAAGCGCGAGCAGATCGTCGCGATCCAGCACCTGATCGCGGCCGCCGTGCCCCAGCTCGAACCGAACCAGATCTCGATCGTCGACGACCGCGGCAACCTGCTGGCCCGCGGCATGGGGGCCGGCAGCGAGCAGCTCCTGCAGGCCAGCGCGGACGAGAAGAAGCTGGCCTACGAGCAGCGCACCACCCGGGTGATCGAGGACCTGCTGTCACGCTCCCTGGGCTTCGGCAAGGTCCGCGCCGAGGTGACCGCCGACCTGGACTTCGACCGCATCACCACCAGCTCGGAGATCTTCGATCCCGAGAGCCAGGTCATCCGGTCGACCCAGACGGTCGAGGACAACAATGAATCGACCGACCGGGACGCGCTCGACCCCGTGACCGTCGCGAACAACCTGCCGACCGCCAACTCCAACTCCTCGGAGTCCGCCGCGACCAGCCGCACCAAGGGCGCCCGGACCGAGGAGACGATCAATTACGAGATCAGCAAGACGGTCAAGAGCCACGTCCGCGAATCCGGCCAGGTCCGCCGCCTGTCGGTCGCCGTGCTGGTGGACGGCCTCTATGCGCCGGGCGCGGACGGCACGCCGGTCTACAGCCCCCGCTCCCGGGAGGAGATGGCCCAGATCGAGACGCTGGTGCGCTCCGCCATCGGGTTCGACGCCGTCCGGGGCGACACGGTCGAGGTGATCAACATGCGCTTCGCCACGCCGGACGCGGAGTTCGCCGACGCGGGCGCCACCTTCCTGGGCATGGCGAAGGAGGACCTGTTCCGCATCGCCGAGATGATCGTGCTCGCGATCGTCGCGATCCTGGTGATCCTGCTGGTCATCCGGCCGCTGATGGCCAAGGCCTTCGAGCGGAGCGACGACAGCGCCGCGGAGGAGGAGGCCGAGCGCCTGCTGACCGACCAGACCGCCGCCCAGGCGCAGCTCATGGGACCGGGGGCGCTGGCCCAGGACCTGGCGCTGGAAGACGCCCAGGCCGGCGAGGAGCTGGAGCAGATGATCGACATCAACCGCGTCGAGGGTCGCGTGCGCGCCTCGTCGCTCCGCAAGGTCGGCGAGATCGTGGACAAGCATCCGGAAGAGGCCGTCTCGATCATCCGGAGCTGGCTGTACCAGGAAACCTGATCCGGTGAACGGGGAGAATTGAGCCGTGGCAGCGCTGCGCATCCGTGAAGACTACCGCACCCTGACCGGGCCGGAGAAGGCCGCCATCATGATGCTGGCGCTGGGCGAGGAGCACGCGACCAAGCTGTTCACCCACATGGACGACGAGGAGATCCGCGAGCTGTCGCAGACCATGGCCAACCTGGGCACGGTCAGCGCCAACATCATCGAGCGGCTGTTCGTCGAGTTCGCCGAGCAGATCTCCTCCACCGGGTCGCTGGTCGGCACCTACGAGAGCACCGAACGGCTGCTCATGAAGGTGCTGGACAGCGAGAAGGTCAACCAGATCATGGAGGATATCCGTGGTCCGGCCGGCCGCACCATGTGGGACAAGCTGGCGAACGTGAACGAGACGGTGCTCGCCAACTACCTGAAGAACGAGTACCCGCAGACCGTCGCCGTGGTGCTGTCCAAGATCAAGGGCGAGCACGCGGCCCGCGTCCTGGCCCAGCTGCCGGAAAGCTTCGCCATGGAAGTGGTGATGCGCATGCTGCGCATGGAATCGGTCCAGAAGGAGGTTCTCGACGACGTCGAGCGCACGCTGCGCACCGAGTTCATGTCGAACCTGGCCCGCACCAGCCGGCGCGACGCCCACGAGATGATGGCCGAGATCTTCAACAACCTGGACCGCAACACCGAGAGCCGGTTCCTGGCGGCCCTGGAGGAGCGGAACCGCGACAGCGCCGAGCGCATCAAGGCGCTGATGTTCACCTTCGAGGACCTGTCCAAGCTCGACCCCTCCGGCGTCCAGACCCTGCTGCGCGTCGTCGACAAGCCCAAGCTGGGTCTCGCCCTCAAGGGCTCGTCGGAAACGCTGCGCGACCTGTTCTTCACCAATATGTCGGAACGCGCGGCCAAGATCATGCGCGAGGACATGGCGGCCATGGGACCGGTGCGCCTGCGCGACGTGGACGAAGCCCAGATGTACATGGTCCAGGTCGCCAAGGACCTGGCCGCGCGCGGCGAGATCGTCATGGCCGAGGGCAAGGGCGAAGACGAGCTGATCTATTAGGCCCGGCCGGAACCACGGAGATCAGGCCCCGACCATGTCATCGACCCGCAAGTTCCTGTTCGACACCGAGTTCGACGTGGACGTCGCGCGCCGGCGCGAGGAACGCCTCGCCGCCGAGTCCGTCGCGGCGAAGCCGCCGCCTCCGGAACCGGAGGAGCCGCCCCCGCCGCCCGAGCCGGTGTTCAAGTCGGCCGACCTGCTCCAGGCGCACGAGGACGGCTACGCCGACGGGTTCGCCAACGGCAAGGCGCAGGCCGAGGCGGCGGCGAACGCCCGGATCGCCGCCACGCTGGATCGCCTGGCCGACCAGATCGAGTACATCGTGCAGAGCGCCGCCGAGAGCGCCGCGCGCCAGCGCGAGGGCGTGATCGAGATCGGCGCCGCGATCGCCCGAAAGCTGCTGCCCGACTTCGCCCGCCGGCAGGGCACGGCGGAGATCGAATCCATGATCGCCGCCTGCGTCGGCGACCTGATCGACGAGCCCCGGCTGGTGATCCGGCTGGCCGACGCCGACCTGGACGCGCTGTCCGAACGGATCGACGCGATCACCACCCGGCGCGGCTTCGCCGGCAAGGTCGTCCTGCTGGCGGAACCGACGGTCGCTCCCGGAGACTGCCGGATCGAGTGGGCCGACGGCGGGGCGGAGCGCGACAGCGCCCGCCTGTGGCAGGACATCGACAGGGCCGCGGCCCGACTGCTCGACCCCGGCCTGCATCCGGCGGGCGCGAACCATGGCCCGGCACACGCCCCCGGCCAGTCCGCCCCTTTCCCGGCGGCAGCGCCGTCCACCGTAATCGACAGCTAGGAGAGGCCCGATGGCCAGCAAGGACAGCTTTTCGCTCGACGAACTCGACGGCGGCTCCCGCGACGTCGCCGAATTCGACAGCCATGCGGCCAAGGACCTGGAGGCGATCTACGACATCCCGGTCCAGATCTCCGCGGTGCTGGGGAAGGCGACCATGCAGGTCAGCCAGCTCCTCAAGCTCGGCCGCGGCGCCGTCGTGGAGCTCGACCGGAAGGTCGGCGAGGCGATCGACATCTATGTCAACAACCGCCTGGTGGCGCGCGGCGAGGTGGTGGTCGTGGAAGACCGGCTGGGCGTCACCATGACCGAAATCATCAAGTCCGACCGGTCTTGAGCGCTTCGGCCGGAACGGTTTCTGGGGGATACGGGTCATGCGACTGCTGATCGTCGGCACGCTGGAAGGCTACATCACCGCGGCGGGCAGGATCGCCCACGAGCGGGGCGCCAAGGTCGCCTACACGGACGGCATCGACAAGGCCATGAACGCGTTGCGCGGCGGCCAGGGCGCCGATCTGGTGATGATAGACGTCAAGTTCGACATAGCGCGCCTGATCGACGCGCTGAAGCTGGAACGCATCACGGTTCCGGTCATCGCCTGCGGCATCGGCACGGACGCCCAGGCGGCGGTCCGGGCCATCCGGGCCGGCGCCCAGGAATACATCCCGCTGCCGCCCGACGCGGAGCTGATCGCCGCCGTGCTGGAGGCGGTGGTCCAGGAAAGCCACGCGATCGTCAGCCGCGACCCCGCCATGGGATCGGTGCTGCGCATGGCCGACCAGATCGCGCCCAGCGACGCCTCCGTCCTGATCACCGGCGAGAACGGCACCGGCAAGGAGCTGATGGCCCGCTACATCCACCGCAAGAGCCGGCGGGCCGACAAGGTCTTCGTCGCGGTCAACTGCGCCGCGATCCCCGAGAACCTGCTGGAATCGGAGCTGTTCGGCCACGAGAAGGGAGCCTTCACCGGGGCGCTCGCGCGCCGCGTCGGCAAGTTCGAGGAGGCCAACGGCGGCACCCTGCTGCTGGACGAGATCAGCGAGATGGACATCCGGCTGCAGGCCAAGCTGCTGCGCGCGATCCAGGAGCGGGAGATCGACCGGGTCGGCGGCAGCCACCCCGTCAAGGTGGACATCCGGGTCCTGGCGACCTCGAACCGCCGCCTGGAGGAGGAGGCCCGCGCCGGCCGTTTCCGGGAGGACCTTTACTTCCGCCTCAATGTGGTCAACCTGCGCCTGCCGCCGCTGCGCGACCGCCCGGCGGACATCGTCGCCCTGGCGGCCCATTTCGCGAAGAAGTACGCGGAGCAGAACGGCATGCCGGAGAAGCAGCCGACCCCCGCGGCGCTCGACGTGCTGAAGTCCCACCACTGGCGCGGCAACGTGCGCGAGCTGGAGAACACCATGCACCGGGCGGTGCTGCTCTCCCGCGGGAAGGACATCGACACCGACGCGATCCTCCTGACGGACCCCGCCCCGGCGCCCGCCCCCGCTCCGTCCCCGGCTCCGATCCACGCCCCGGCGGAGGCCGCGCCGGCCGCACTGGCGGCCGCCCGCGCGGCGGCCGGCTATGCCGCCTATGGCGGCGGCCGGATCATGGCGCCGCCCCCGGCCAGTCCGCCGCCGGCCGCGTCCACGCTCCCCGGCAGCCTGACCGGCCTGGTCGGCCGGACCGTCGCCGACGTCGAGCGCGACCTGATCATCGACACGCTTCACCACTGCCTGGGCAACCGCACCCATGCTGCGACGATCCTCGGCATCTCGATCCGCACGCTGCGCAACAAGCTGAAGCAGTACAGCGAGGAAGGCGTTGCCGTCCCGCCGCCGGGCGACATGGAAAGGGCAAGCCTGTGAGGCACCGGCATAGGGCGACGCCATGACGGACCAGACCACCGGCGGCGGCTTCAACGCGGGCGACCTGTTCCAGACCGCCAAGTCCATGATCCTGCGCGGCGACATCGCGCTCGCGATCGGGCTGGTCATGATCCTGGTGGTCATGATCCTGCCGATGCCGTCGTTCCTGCTCGACATGTTCCTGGCCCTGTCCATGACCATGTCGGTGCTGATCCTGATGACCGTGCTGTTCATCCAGAAGCCGCTGGAGATCAGCTCGTTCCCGACCATCCTGCTGATCACCACCCTGCTCCGCCTGGCGCTGAACCTCGCCTCGACGCGCCTGATCCTGTCCCACGGCCACGAGGGGCCGGACGCCGCCGGCGCGGTGATCGAGGCCTTCGCCGGCTTCGTGATGGGCGGCAACTTCGTGATCGGCGTGATCGTCTTCGCGATCCTGACGATCGTCAACTTCGTCGTCATCACCAAGGGTTCGGGCCGCATCGCCGAGGTGGCGGCCCGCTTCACCCTGGACGCGATGCCCGGCAAGCAGATGGCGATCGACGCCGACCTGTCCGCCGGCATGATCGACGAGCCGGAGGCCCGCAAGCGCCGCAAGGAGCTGGAGGACGAGAGCGCGTTCTTCGGCTCGATGGACGGCGCGTCCAAGTTCGTCCGCGGCGACGCCACCGCCGGCCTGATGATCACCTTCATCAACGTGATCGCGGGCATGATCATCGGCATCGCCCAGAACGACATGCCGTTCATGGAGGCGGCCGACACCTATACCCGGCTGACCATCGGCGACGGCTTGGTGTCGCAGATCCCGGCGCTGATCATCTCGGTCGCGGCGGGCCTGCTGGTGTCTAAGGCGGGCGTCTCGGGATCGGCCGACAAGGCCCTGTTCG contains:
- the fliG gene encoding flagellar motor switch protein FliG, encoding MMLALGEEHATKLFTHMDDEEIRELSQTMANLGTVSANIIERLFVEFAEQISSTGSLVGTYESTERLLMKVLDSEKVNQIMEDIRGPAGRTMWDKLANVNETVLANYLKNEYPQTVAVVLSKIKGEHAARVLAQLPESFAMEVVMRMLRMESVQKEVLDDVERTLRTEFMSNLARTSRRDAHEMMAEIFNNLDRNTESRFLAALEERNRDSAERIKALMFTFEDLSKLDPSGVQTLLRVVDKPKLGLALKGSSETLRDLFFTNMSERAAKIMREDMAAMGPVRLRDVDEAQMYMVQVAKDLAARGEIVMAEGKGEDELIY
- a CDS encoding FliH/SctL family protein; amino-acid sequence: MSSTRKFLFDTEFDVDVARRREERLAAESVAAKPPPPEPEEPPPPPEPVFKSADLLQAHEDGYADGFANGKAQAEAAANARIAATLDRLADQIEYIVQSAAESAARQREGVIEIGAAIARKLLPDFARRQGTAEIESMIAACVGDLIDEPRLVIRLADADLDALSERIDAITTRRGFAGKVVLLAEPTVAPGDCRIEWADGGAERDSARLWQDIDRAAARLLDPGLHPAGANHGPAHAPGQSAPFPAAAPSTVIDS
- the fliN gene encoding flagellar motor switch protein FliN; translated protein: MASKDSFSLDELDGGSRDVAEFDSHAAKDLEAIYDIPVQISAVLGKATMQVSQLLKLGRGAVVELDRKVGEAIDIYVNNRLVARGEVVVVEDRLGVTMTEIIKSDRS
- a CDS encoding sigma-54-dependent transcriptional regulator, encoding MRLLIVGTLEGYITAAGRIAHERGAKVAYTDGIDKAMNALRGGQGADLVMIDVKFDIARLIDALKLERITVPVIACGIGTDAQAAVRAIRAGAQEYIPLPPDAELIAAVLEAVVQESHAIVSRDPAMGSVLRMADQIAPSDASVLITGENGTGKELMARYIHRKSRRADKVFVAVNCAAIPENLLESELFGHEKGAFTGALARRVGKFEEANGGTLLLDEISEMDIRLQAKLLRAIQEREIDRVGGSHPVKVDIRVLATSNRRLEEEARAGRFREDLYFRLNVVNLRLPPLRDRPADIVALAAHFAKKYAEQNGMPEKQPTPAALDVLKSHHWRGNVRELENTMHRAVLLSRGKDIDTDAILLTDPAPAPAPAPSPAPIHAPAEAAPAALAAARAAAGYAAYGGGRIMAPPPASPPPAASTLPGSLTGLVGRTVADVERDLIIDTLHHCLGNRTHAATILGISIRTLRNKLKQYSEEGVAVPPPGDMERASL